GCTCGGAGCTCGGCCGGTTCACGGCCGCGCTCATCTTCGAGGAGCTCGCCCGCGGCGACACCGCGATCGCGGCCTACCTCTCGATCCACAACATGGTCGCGTGGATGATCGACCGCTACGGCGACGACGCGCAGCGCGAGCAGTGGCTGCCCGCGCTCACGACGCTCGTGGATCGCGGCAGCTACTGCCTCACCGAGCCGTCGGCGGGGTCGGATGCCGCGGCGATCACGACGACCGCCAGGCGCGAGGGCGACGAGTACGTGCTGAACGGCGTGAAGCAGTTCATCTCGGGCGCCGGGTCCTCCGCGGTGTATCTCGTCTTCGCGCGCACCGGGGAGCCAGGGTCGCGCGGCATCAGCGCGATCGTCGTGCCCGCCGGGGCATCCGGTCTCTCATTCGGCCCCGACGAGAAGAAGATGGGCTGGAATGCGCAGCCGACGCGCCAGGTCGTGCTCGAAGACGTGCGGGTGCCCGTCGGCAACCGCCTCGGCGCCGAGGGCGACGGCTTCGCGATCGCGATGTCGGGACTCGACGGCGGCCGGGTGAACATCGCCGCGTGCTCCATCGGCGGTGCGCAGTGGGCGCTCGACCAGACCCTCCGCTACGTGCAGGAGCGCGAGACGTTCGGGCATCCGCTCGGCGAGCATCAGTCGGTCGTCTTCACGCTCGCCGACATGGCCACCGACCTCCACGCAGCGCGACTGCTCGTGCACGACGCCGCAGAGGCCCTCGATGCCGGACGCCCCGATGCCACCTCGAGGTGCGCGATGGCGAAGCGGTTCGCGACCGATGCCGCGTTCACGGCGGCGAACAGCGCCCTGCAGCTGCACGGCGGCTACGGCTATCTCTCGGAGTACGGCATCGAGCGGGTGGTGCGCGACCTGCGGGTGCACCAGATCCTCGAGGGCACGAACGAGATCATGCGCATGATCGTCGGCCGGCGGCTGCTCGGCCGCTGACGCGAGCCTCGCCTCAGCCCTCGACCGTGAGCATGCCGTGGTGCAGCAGATCGAGGTAGTTCTCGCTGATGCTCGCCGCCGTGTGACTGCCGCCGGGGCGGAACCAGAACACCGTCGACCATACGGCGTCGCGGATGAACCGGAACGCGAGCCGAGGATCGATGGTGTCGCGGAACACGCCGGTGGCCTGCCCCTCCATGATCTGCTCGAGCCAGAGCTCCTCGATGCGCACGGCACCGTCGGCGAGGAACTCGAACCCCGGCTGAGTCATGAGGAAGCCGGTCTCGTTCTGGTAGATGCGCACGTCGTCGGGCCGCTGCTCGATCGTGAGGAACGCGTGCTCGATCAACTGGTCGAGGCGCTCGCGTGCGCTGCCCCCGCTTGCGGCGATGCGCTCGAACGCCGAGAGCGTGTCGTGCTGGAAGCCGTGCAGGATCTCCTGCAGCACCGCCTCCTTGGAGGCGAAGTGGTGGTAGAGGCTGCCCGACAGGATGCCGGCCTCGTCGGCGATGTCGCGCACGGTCGTCGCCGAGTACCCGCGGGCGGCGATGAGCCGCCTCGCGATGACGATGATCTGGTCGCGCCGTTCGGAACCGTCGCCCACGTCAGCGCCCGCTGACCTTGCCGAAGAGGCGGGCGATGGGCGCGAGCACGAGCGGGCGCGCGGCGACCCAGACCGCCGCGATCACCACGAGCGAGGCGACGAAGATCCAGAACCCGGTCCAGTTCACGACGTCCTGGCTCGCGTACATGTGGTTGAGGTTGCGGAGCGCGCCGGTCGCGAACACGAGACCCACGTGCACGATGATGAACGCCACGAAGTAGAGCATCACCGGGAAGTGCACGGCGCGCGCCCACTCCACCGGGTAGATGCGGTTCAGCGTCTTCGCGTTCTTCGGCCAGAGGCCCGACATGCGCACGCCCGTGATCGCCGCGAGCGGCGCCGCGATGAAGACGGTGAGGAAGTAGGCGATCTGCTGCAGGCTGTTGTAGTTCACCCAGCCGTTCTCGGTCGGCCAGTCGAGCGAGAGGTACTGCAGCAGGGCCGACAGCGCGTTCGGGAAGACCTCCCAGCTCGTCGGCACGATCCGCATCCACTGCCCGGTCGCGAAGAGGAGCACGACGAACACCGCGCCGTTGACGAGCCACAGGATGTCGAGCGACTGGTGGAACCACAGCGAGAGGCTGATCTTGCGCTGCGGGTTCCAGCGCGGCGACCAGAACGCGGTCGGCCGCTTCTGGGTCCGCACCTGCAGGCCCGATCGCATGATGAGCACGATCAGGAAGACGTTGAAGAAGTGCTGCCAGCCGATCCAGGCCGGGATGCCGATGGGCGCCGACTCGGGCAGGTGGTACTCGCCCGGGTAGGCAGCGATGAAGTCCTGCATCGGCGCGAGGCCGAGCAGCCAGTTGACCACGACCACGACGCCGGTGGCGGCGAGCAGCAGGCCGAACCCGCCGATGACGAGCGCACCGGCCCACTCCGCACGCGAGTACGGACCGTACAGCTTCGGCCACGGCTCGGCAGCTGGGCGAGCGGATGCCGCGGCGGCCGCGACCGGGCGACGGGGCGGCTGCATCGGGGTGCGCTGAGGAGCCGGTGCCGCCACAGCCACGGGTGCGGCGGCGACTGCTGCTGCCACGACCGGTTCGGGTGTCGGCTCGGGAGCGACCTCGACCGCTGCTTCCGCGACGACGCGCTCGGGCCGCGCGGGCGCCGAACCGGCGGGCGGCCAGGGCTCGCCGTCGGGAGTGCGGGGCAGTCCACGGCGGAGCGCTTCGCCGCCACCGGCCGACGCCACCGCACCCGTAGCCGTAGCCGCAGCCGCGGGAACGGAGTCGGCGCGATCGACGACGGCAGCGACATCCGCTGCAGGGGTCGCGACCGCGGCAGCCGCCACGGTCTCGACGACCGGAGCGGTCGCGGCAGGCGGCCACGGTTCGCCGCCGGGCACGCGGGGCAGCCCGCGGCGCACGGGGCGAGCAGTCGATGCGACCGCGACGGCAGGAGCGACGGCGGCCGCAGGCGCAACCGGCGCCGCGACATCCGCCACCGCCGGAGCGCTCGCCTCAACGACCGCGACGGCAACCGGAGCCACCTCGACTCCCACGATCTCCGACACGGGGGGCCAGGGGTCACCGCCGGCGACGCGGGGCAGGCCCTGCCGCGTCGTTCGCCCGTAGGTCGCCATCGCGCGCTACGCCTTCCGCGCCTCGAGCGCGGCGATCAGCTGCGGCACGACCGTGAACAGGTCGCCCACGATGCCGAAGTCGGCGATCTCGAAGATCGGGGCGTCTCCGTCCTTGTTGATCGCGACGATCGTCTTCGCGGTCTGCATGCCGGCGCGGTGCTGGATCGCACCCGAGATGCCGAGCGCGATGTAGAGCTGCGGCGACACGGAGACGCCGGTCTGGCCGACCTGGTGCGACTGCGGGATGTAGCCGGCGTCGACCGCGGCACGCGACGCGCCGACGGCGGCGCCGAGCACGTCGGCGAGCTGCTCGACGAGCGCGAACTGGTCTTCGGAGCCGAGGCCGCGACCGCCCGAGACGACCTTCGCCGCACCGCGCAGCTCGGGGCGCGACGACGCGACGACCTCTTCTTCGAGCGCGCCGACCTCGGCGGCCTTCCGACCGGATGCCGCGACCTCGAGCCGCTCGATCGAGGCGGGCTGCGCCTCGGCGCGGGCGTCGATCGAGCCCTCGCGGACGGTGATGACCGGTGCACCCCAGGTGACGGCGGAGTCGACGTTGTAGGCGCCGCCGTACACGGAGTGGTGGGCGACGATGCCCTCGGAGTCACGGGAGACCCCGACGGCGTCGACCGCGAGGCCCGAGCGCGACCGCGCGGCGAAGCGGGCGGCGATCTCACGGCCCTCGATGGAGTTCGAGACGAGGATCGCGTCGGGTCGCACGAGTTCGGCGGCCGCGGCGAGCGCGTCGGCGCCCGGCACGGTGAGGCCCGAACCGGCAGCGGAGTGCTCGGCGACGAGCACACGGGCCCCGCCGAGCGCGGCGGCATCCGTTGCGGCCTGCTCGCCCGCACCGGGGGCGGCGACGAGCAGCGCGACAGGGGTGCCGACCCCGGCTGCGGCGCCGAGCAGGCCGGCGGCGCTCTTGGAGAGGGCCCCCGACGGCGTGACGTCGAGGAGCACGAGGATCGAGTCTGCGGAGTAGTCAGTCATCGGGGTCCCTTTACGCGAGCCGGTTCTGGACGAGGTACTCGGCGAGGCGCTCGCCGGCATCACCCTCGTCGACGATCTTGGTGCCCGCCGAGCGGGGCGGCTTCTCGCCGAGGGAGATCACGATCGAGCGCGACGCCTCGGTGCTCTCGGCGTCGACGCCGAGGTCGGTGAGCGAGAGCGTCTCGAACGGCTTCTTCTTGGCGGCCATGATGCCCTTGAAGTTCGGGAACCGGGCATCGGGCAGGGCCTCGGTGATCGAGATCACCGCGGGCAGCGACGCCGTGACCTGCATCGTGCCGTGGTCGGTCGCGCGCTCGCCGCGCAGTTCGGCGCCGTCGATCTCGACCGAGTTGAGGCTCGTCGCGTTCGGCACGTCGAGGAGCTCCGCGATCATGGCCGGCAGCACGCCGCCGGAACCGTCGGTCGACTGGTTGCCCGCGATCACGAGGTCGAAGCCGATGCGCTGCAGCGCGGCCGCGAGCACCTCCGCGGTGAGGCCGAGGTCGGCGCCGAGGAGCGCCTCGTCGGCGACCTGCACGGCACCCGCGGCGCCCATCGCGAGGCCCTTTCGCACGGTCGCCGCAGCCGACCCGGGTGACATCGACAGCACGACGACCTCGGTGTCGGCGTGGGAGTCGGCGTACGCGAGCGCCACCTCGAGCGCGCGCTCGCTGATCTCGTCGAGCACCGTCTCGCTCGCAGCGCGGTCGGCGAGGCCCGTCTGCAGGTTGAGCTTGCGGTCCCCGTACGTGTCGGGGACTTCCTTGACCAGGACGACGATCTTCATTCCGCTCCTTCGACGAGTTGCTTCATCCTAACCAAGCACTTGCTTGCCCGAAAAGGGGCCTGTTTTGTGGGATGCCGCCAAACCCGCTCGCGCAGCACCGGGCCGCACTCGTGGAACCCGCACAGTTCATGCCCACTCGAGAGACGCCGGGTTACGCTGCGGGCATGAGTGGATTCCGACCCCCTGTTGCAGATATCGCCTTCGCCCTCGAGCATGTCGTGGACTACGACGCCGTCGCGCAGCTGCCCGGCTTCGAGCACGCCGACCTCGAGACCGTCACCGAGATCCTCGACGAGGCCGGCAACTTCATGGCCGAAGTCGTCGCCCCGACCAACCGAGCCGGCGACCTCGAGGGTTCGAAGCTGAACTCCGACGGCTCCGTCACCACGGCCACCGGCTTCAAGGAGGCCTACTCGGCCTACGTCGACGCCGGCTGGGGCTCGGTGCCGCTGCCCGAGGCGTTCGGCGGCGGCGGATTCCCGCGCACGATCGGCCTCGCGCTCCAGGAGCTCATGGCGACCGCGAACATGGCCTTCGCCCTCGCGCCGCTGCTCACGCAGGGTGCGATCGAGGCGCTGCTGCACTACGGCAGCGACGAGCAGAAGCAGCAGTGGCTGCCGAAGATGGTCACCGGCGAGTGGGCCGGCACCATGAACCTCACCGAACCGCACGCCGGCACCGACGTCGGCGCGCTCACCACGAAGGCCGTCAAGCGCGACGACGGCACCTACGCCATCACGGGCCAGAAGATCTTCATCACCTTCGGCGACCACGACCTCAGCGAGCAGATCGTGCACCTCGTGCTCGCTCGCACCCCCGATGCGCCGGCCGGCACCAAGGGCATCTCGATCTTCATCGTGCCGAAGTTCCTCATGAACGACGACGGCTCGCTCGGCGAGCGCAACGGCGTGCACACCGTCGGCGTCGAGCACAAGATGGGCATCCACGGTTCGCCCACGTGCGTGCTCTCGTACGAGGACGCGACCGGCTACCTCGTCGGTGAAGAGAACATCGGCATGCGCATCATGTTCGTCATGATGAACAGCGCCCGCCTCTCGGTCGGCATGCAGGGCCTCGCGGTGTCGGAGCGCGCCTACCAGCAGTCGCTCGACTACGCGCGGGAGCGCATCCAGGGCCGCGCGATCGGCGCCACCCAGGACTCCCCCATCATCGACTTCCCCGACGTGCGCCGCATGCTCATGACGCAGAAGGCATACATCGCCGCGATGCGCCGCATGATGCTCCTGACCGCGACCTACACCGACGTGTCGACGCACCACCCCGACCCCGCGACGCGCGCTCGCGCCAACGAGATCGTCGGCCTGCTCACGCCCATCAACAAGTCGTTCGGCACCGACCTGGGCAACGAGCTCACCTCGCTCGCGCTGCAGATCCACGGTGGCATGGGCTTCATCGAGGAGACCGGCGCGGCACAGCACTACCGTGACGTGCGCATCGCCGCGATCTACGAGGGCACCAACGGCGTGCAGGCCGCCGACCTCGTCGGCCGCAAGCTCCCGGTGCGCGACGGGGCATCCGCTCTCGAGTTCATCGCGTCGATGCGCGAGCTCGACGGCGAACTCGCCGCTGCCGGTGAGGAATTCGCCTCGATCCGCACGCAGCTCGGCGCCCAGCTCGACGCGCTCGAGCAGACCACGATGTGGATGCTCCGCACCGGCGCCACCGACCCGAACGCCGTGCTCTCGGGCTCCACGCCGTACCAGCGCATCTGGGGTCTCGTGGTCGGCGGATGGCTCATGGCGAAGTCGGCCCTCGCCGCTCGCGGCCTCGACGACGACGGCACCGCCGAGACGCAGCTGCCGCTCGCACGGTTCTACGCCGAGCAGCTGCTGCCGCAGGCCGCAGGCCTCGTCGGCGCAGCAACCGCCGGGTCACGCGACCTCTTCGCTCTCAGCGGCGAGGCGCTCGGCAACGCAGCAGCCCGCGGAGTTCGCGTCTGATCCGACCGCTCAGCACGACCGATGCGCCCGCCCTCTCGAGGGCGGGCGCATCGTCGTTCACGCGGCATCGACGCGCATCGAGCGGATGCCGCGGCATCCGCTGCGCGGCTCAGTCGACCGAGTCGGCGAACTCGAGCGCGACGGTCGCGATCTTGTCGACGTAGTCGTTGTCGTGGTTGTACGAGAAGACGGCAGCACGCCAGCCCTCGGAGTTCGTCATCTCGCCCGACTCGCAGAGATAGCGCGCCGTCGACAGGGCCGCGTCGTCGATCTGGTTCGGGTCGGCGACACCGTCGCCGTCGCCGTCGCTGCCCCACTTCTGCCATGTCGAGGGGATGAACTGCATCGGGCCGACCGCGCGATCCCACTTGGTGTCGCCGTCGAACTCGCCGTCATCGGTGTCGTCGATCCTCGCGACGTCGGCGCCGCCGTCGAGGGCCGGGCC
The DNA window shown above is from Agromyces cerinus and carries:
- a CDS encoding electron transfer flavoprotein subunit beta/FixA family protein, translating into MKIVVLVKEVPDTYGDRKLNLQTGLADRAASETVLDEISERALEVALAYADSHADTEVVVLSMSPGSAAATVRKGLAMGAAGAVQVADEALLGADLGLTAEVLAAALQRIGFDLVIAGNQSTDGSGGVLPAMIAELLDVPNATSLNSVEIDGAELRGERATDHGTMQVTASLPAVISITEALPDARFPNFKGIMAAKKKPFETLSLTDLGVDAESTEASRSIVISLGEKPPRSAGTKIVDEGDAGERLAEYLVQNRLA
- a CDS encoding electron transfer flavoprotein subunit alpha/FixB family protein yields the protein MTDYSADSILVLLDVTPSGALSKSAAGLLGAAAGVGTPVALLVAAPGAGEQAATDAAALGGARVLVAEHSAAGSGLTVPGADALAAAAELVRPDAILVSNSIEGREIAARFAARSRSGLAVDAVGVSRDSEGIVAHHSVYGGAYNVDSAVTWGAPVITVREGSIDARAEAQPASIERLEVAASGRKAAEVGALEEEVVASSRPELRGAAKVVSGGRGLGSEDQFALVEQLADVLGAAVGASRAAVDAGYIPQSHQVGQTGVSVSPQLYIALGISGAIQHRAGMQTAKTIVAINKDGDAPIFEIADFGIVGDLFTVVPQLIAALEARKA
- a CDS encoding acyl-CoA dehydrogenase C-terminal domain-containing protein; translation: MSGFRPPVADIAFALEHVVDYDAVAQLPGFEHADLETVTEILDEAGNFMAEVVAPTNRAGDLEGSKLNSDGSVTTATGFKEAYSAYVDAGWGSVPLPEAFGGGGFPRTIGLALQELMATANMAFALAPLLTQGAIEALLHYGSDEQKQQWLPKMVTGEWAGTMNLTEPHAGTDVGALTTKAVKRDDGTYAITGQKIFITFGDHDLSEQIVHLVLARTPDAPAGTKGISIFIVPKFLMNDDGSLGERNGVHTVGVEHKMGIHGSPTCVLSYEDATGYLVGEENIGMRIMFVMMNSARLSVGMQGLAVSERAYQQSLDYARERIQGRAIGATQDSPIIDFPDVRRMLMTQKAYIAAMRRMMLLTATYTDVSTHHPDPATRARANEIVGLLTPINKSFGTDLGNELTSLALQIHGGMGFIEETGAAQHYRDVRIAAIYEGTNGVQAADLVGRKLPVRDGASALEFIASMRELDGELAAAGEEFASIRTQLGAQLDALEQTTMWMLRTGATDPNAVLSGSTPYQRIWGLVVGGWLMAKSALAARGLDDDGTAETQLPLARFYAEQLLPQAAGLVGAATAGSRDLFALSGEALGNAAARGVRV
- a CDS encoding acyl-CoA dehydrogenase family protein, producing MGNALTEDQLAIVDAVREFTATELAPFANERDQTKQFPIEALEHAGRLGLGGIYVREDVGGSELGRFTAALIFEELARGDTAIAAYLSIHNMVAWMIDRYGDDAQREQWLPALTTLVDRGSYCLTEPSAGSDAAAITTTARREGDEYVLNGVKQFISGAGSSAVYLVFARTGEPGSRGISAIVVPAGASGLSFGPDEKKMGWNAQPTRQVVLEDVRVPVGNRLGAEGDGFAIAMSGLDGGRVNIAACSIGGAQWALDQTLRYVQERETFGHPLGEHQSVVFTLADMATDLHAARLLVHDAAEALDAGRPDATSRCAMAKRFATDAAFTAANSALQLHGGYGYLSEYGIERVVRDLRVHQILEGTNEIMRMIVGRRLLGR
- a CDS encoding TetR/AcrR family transcriptional regulator, encoding MGDGSERRDQIIVIARRLIAARGYSATTVRDIADEAGILSGSLYHHFASKEAVLQEILHGFQHDTLSAFERIAASGGSARERLDQLIEHAFLTIEQRPDDVRIYQNETGFLMTQPGFEFLADGAVRIEELWLEQIMEGQATGVFRDTIDPRLAFRFIRDAVWSTVFWFRPGGSHTAASISENYLDLLHHGMLTVEG
- a CDS encoding cytochrome b/b6 domain-containing protein; this translates as MATYGRTTRQGLPRVAGGDPWPPVSEIVGVEVAPVAVAVVEASAPAVADVAAPVAPAAAVAPAVAVASTARPVRRGLPRVPGGEPWPPAATAPVVETVAAAAVATPAADVAAVVDRADSVPAAAATATGAVASAGGGEALRRGLPRTPDGEPWPPAGSAPARPERVVAEAAVEVAPEPTPEPVVAAAVAAAPVAVAAPAPQRTPMQPPRRPVAAAAASARPAAEPWPKLYGPYSRAEWAGALVIGGFGLLLAATGVVVVVNWLLGLAPMQDFIAAYPGEYHLPESAPIGIPAWIGWQHFFNVFLIVLIMRSGLQVRTQKRPTAFWSPRWNPQRKISLSLWFHQSLDILWLVNGAVFVVLLFATGQWMRIVPTSWEVFPNALSALLQYLSLDWPTENGWVNYNSLQQIAYFLTVFIAAPLAAITGVRMSGLWPKNAKTLNRIYPVEWARAVHFPVMLYFVAFIIVHVGLVFATGALRNLNHMYASQDVVNWTGFWIFVASLVVIAAVWVAARPLVLAPIARLFGKVSGR